In the genome of Nonomuraea sp. NBC_00507, the window AGCAGCACGATCGGAGTGACGACGGTGACCGCGCCGGCGAGCAGCAGACCGTAGTTGGTGCCGTTGGCGCCCACCGAGAACAGGGCGAGCGCGACCGGCAGCGTGTAGCGATCCTCGGTCTGCGCGATCACCAGCGGCCAGAGGAAGTTGTTCCACTGCCCCAGGAAGGTCAGGATCGCCAGTGTCGCCAGCGGGGGGCGGCAGAGCGGGACGATGACCCTGAGAAAGATGCGTGTTTCGCGGGCGCCGTCAAGGCGGGCCGCTTCGACGAGAGAATCCGGAATGTCCCGGATGAACTGGCGCATGAGAAACACGCCGAGCGGTGTCACGAGGAAGGGCAGGATCAACCCGAGATAGGAGTTGCTCAGTCCCATGTTGCTGACGAGCACGAAGAGCGGCACGAAAGTGGTGACGCCAGGGACGATCAGCATCGTGAGGACGAGGCCGAACAGGAGGCGCTTCCCGGCGAATTCCATCTTCGCGAAGGCGTACCCCGCCATGGAGCAGAAGAGCAGATTTCCCGCGACACATGTCACGGCGACCAGCGTGCTGTTGAAGAAGTACACCGCGAAGTTCTGCTTCGACAGCAACTGCTCGAAGTTGCCGAGCGTCGGAGAACGGGGCAGCCAGACGCTGGGATGCGCGACGATTTCCCCTGTCGGTTTGACCGACCCCAGGAACATCCACGCGAACGGTGCCAGCGTCGCGAGGAGGCCCAACGTGAGGGCGCCGTAAAGCATGATGCGGGCGGGCCGAACGGGCCGGTGTGCGCTGAGGCCGGACGCGGCCGCTGCGGTGCTCGCGGTCGTGGTGGTCATGTCATGCCTTCGCTCGGAAGATACGGAACTGAAGGAGGCTGAGCAGCGCGATCGCGGCCACCAGCACGTACGAGGCGGCGGAGGCCATACCGTAATTGCCGAAGCCGAATTGCTCGTAGGCGTAGTAACTGATCGATGTGGTGCTGTCCAGCGGGCCGCCACTCGTCATCACGAACGGCTCCTCGAAGAACTGCAGGTAACCGATGCTCAGCAGCACGGCGACCACCAGCGTGGTGGGCCTGAGCAGCGGCAGGGTGATACTGCGGAAGGCGCGCCGGCGGGTGGCGCCGTCAACGCGAGCCGCCTCGAGCAGGTCCTCGGGGATGGACTGCAGTCCGGCCAGGAAGATCACCATGGGGATGCCGAAGTGGCGCCAGACCGCCATCAGGATGAGCGCGGGCATGGACCAGTTGGGGTCGTTCAGCCAGTCCGGCCCGTGGATTCCCACGACGGCGAGGACGGAGTTGATCATTCCGTCCGGCTCGTAGAGGTACCTCCACACCACCGCTATCGCCACGATGCTGGTCACCACGGGCGCGAAGTACGCGACCCGGAAGAATCCCTTCGCGCGCTGGATCCCGGAATTGAGCGCGACGGCGAGGGCCAGGGCGATGATCATCGTCAGCGGGATTCCCACGGCGACGAAGTAGAGCGTGTTGAGCGCCGCCCGCAGGAAGGTCGGATCCCCGAAGAGTTCGGTGTAGTGCGCAAGGCCCACGAAGTCGACGCTGAAGGGGGTCCGTATGTCCCGGGCCGTGATGTCCGTGACGCTCATCGACAGCGAGGAGAGGACCGGCCATACACCGAAGGTGGCGAACAACGCGACGAAGGGTGCGCAGAAGGCCCAGGCGATCAATGTGCGCCGGGCACGTTCGGACACGCCCCCCGACGGCCCCGTCCGCCGTGGGCCGGCAGCCGGGCTCGGTGCGGATTTCACGGAGGCGAGAGAGGTCATCCCTACGCTCCGGTTCCGATCGCCGACGCCTTTTTCTGGATCTCCCGCAGAGCCGCTTGCGGTGAGGAGACGCCCTTGGCGACCTTTTCGAACTCGGCATCCAGGACCGCGGTGACCTGCCGCCATGTCGTGGTGTTCGGTCCAGGCTGTGCCGTCTTCAGCTGGGTACGGAACACGGCCAGAGTCGCGTCGGTCGCGAGCTTCCCCTCGTTCCAGGCCGACTCGATGGCGGGCAGGTCTCCGGACAGGTCGTACCAGGTCCTCTGGACGTCAGGACTGGCCATCCACCGGATGAACTTCCATGCGCCCTCGCGGTTCTTGGCGTCCTTGAACACCGCCCACTGTCCACCGCCGATGTAGGCGGCGTTGGACTTCGGTCCCGACGGGAGCGGCACGATACCCACCTTGTCGTCGACGAAGGATGCACCGCCGGCGGACTTCAGCAGGTTCACCTCCCAGGGGCCGGAGATGAGCGCGGCAGTGGACCCGGCGACGAACTGCGGCTCGATCTCTCCCAGGCTCACCGGGCCGTTCGGGCTGGAGATCTTCGACGCGATGAAGGACCGGTAGAACTCCAGTCCCTTGAGCGCCTCCGGCGTGTCGAAGGTGAACGTGGTCCCGTCCCCGTTCATGACCTGGGCTCCGGCCTGCCACATGAACGGCACGACGCCCTGCCAGGTCCCCGTGGCGCCAGTGGGCAGGGACAGCCCCCACTTGGCCCCTTGCTTCTGCAGGGCCTTGAGGAACGGGCCGTACTCGTCCCAGGTCTTGGGTGCGGAGACTCCGGCGGCCTGCGCCATGTCCTTGCGGTAGAACAGGGAGCGGGTTTCCACGTACCAGGGGACGCCGTACTCGGCTCCCTCGAAGGTGGTGCTCTGGACGGCGCCGCGGTAGAAGACGCTGAAGTCCACGAGGCCGGACGGAACCTTGTCCAGCCCGCCCGTGGACGCGAACGCCGCGAGGTCCACCGCACCCACCATGGTGGCGTCAGGAGTGTCTCCTGAGGCGATCGCCGTCTGCACCTTCTTGGCATAGTCCTGCCAGGGAACCGCTGTCACTACCACCTTCACGCCGGGGTTCGCCTGGCTGAACTGGGCGGCCAGCTTGGGCAGAAGCTCGCCCTCCGTTCCCATCGCCCACACGGTGATGGAGCCGCCGGCGGGTTTGGTGTCAATGGGGGCGCCCGCCGCGGCCTGCGTCGGCCGGGCTTCTGACCGGCCGCAGCCGGTCAGAAGCAGTGCGACGGCCAGGCCGCCGACGAGTGTCTTCGCAACAGTTGAGGTGAACATCGATGTCCCGTTCCTCTCCACCCGAGGGAAGCGTCACCGCTTCTTCCGTACGTCGTGGTGTGGGTGAGGGAGACGCTACCCCAAAAACCGAACAGTTGCTACATTTTCATTGCCGTGAATTCACCGGCGTAACCGCAAGGACCCATAGGGTTGGTGCCATGACCGATGAGACGGCGAGTCGACCAGGCACTCGGCGGGGCCCCTACGCCAAGAGCGCGCGCCGCCAAGCCGAGATCGTCGCCTCCGCGACATCCGTCTTCTCGGCACGCGGTTACCGAGGCGGGTCGCTGCGGGAGATCGCGAAGCAGCTCGACCTCAGCCTGACCAGCGTCGTCCATCACTTCCCCAGCAAGAGCGCGCTGCTCGTGGCCGTCCTCGAGAACGCCGACTCCGCGCACGCCGACTCCTTCGAGGTGGACAGCCAGAAGGAGGGTGTGGCCTACGCCGTGCTGCAGTTCGTTCGCCGGAACCTCGAACGGCCCGAGATGCTGAGGCTGCTTGCCCTCATGGCCGCAGAGTCGTCGGCTCCGGACCATCCGGCGCATGAATGGTTCCGCGCCAGATACGAGAGGACGATCGGCCTACTCGCGATCGCCGTTCGCCGGGACCAGGACGAGGGCCGTATCTCCAACGCCAGGGACCCCAGGGGCCTCGCCGAGTCTCTCGTGGCCCTATGGGACGGGCTCCAGCTCCAGTGGCTCATCGACCCGCACCGCGATCTCGTCGCGGCGATGACGGCCGCGTTGAAGGACCTGCTGGGACCACACGCCCCCCTCGGCACGTAGACACCTGGTCCGTCCCGACGTGGAGCCCAAGCCGGGGGCACAGCTGGGCTGTGGCGGGCGTTGCTGGTGCACCCGAGAGGGCCGACAGCTTACCGGCCTAGTGCACGCCGCCGCGTACCGGATCCGGCGGTGGCGGCGATCCACCCAGGCGAACTCCTGCGCCACGACCCATGACGCTACGCGTATTTTCGATCACTTGCAGTCAGTACACGTAACTTGAGATCCGCTCACGAGAAAGGGTGCGGGCCGCTCATCGCTTAGTGGTCGACTGCGTAAGTCTCTCGGGGGTTATGCGGCAGGCTCGAGACGGCAGGCTGATGGTCGCAGTCATCGTGCTGCTGGAGGTTATGCTCCTTCTGTTCGTACCGCTCGATCCGGCCAGTAGGTCCTCGACACGGCCTGTGACATGCGATTTCGCAAGTCGGGACGACAGGATTTGAACCTGCGACCCCTTGACCCCCCAGGCACATCACCAGGGGGCGGGATCACGGCCGATACCCACCCTCACCTGGGGTTATAGTCCTTGCCGGTCCTTCAGGGTCCAAGGTCGTCCGGCGCGATTGTCACTCAGTTCGTCACTCAGAATTCGTCGTACCCGGAGACCTGGCCGATGGAGAAGATATGCCGGTTCGCGGCGCAGATCGTCTCAAGGACATGAATAGGCGTGTCCTCGGTCGAATAGCTCGCCCGGAGCACCTGGACGATCCACTCCCCGGGCTCGAGTTCGAGCGTCTCGCGCTCGAAGGCTGTCGGCGGCCGAGCGGTCAGGTTCTCCTCCGCGCGACCGAACGAGTAGCCGAGGGCGATCAACGCGGACTGAAGCGACGGCTTCACGAACTCCGGCTCGGCAAGCCTGGTATCGCCGAACAGGTCGGCGCGGAAGTAGCTCGTCGCTATGCGTACCGGCACATTGTTCGCCGTCATCATCTTGCGCCGGGCCACGATGTCCGAACCGGGCTCGACACGCAGGCAGGCCCCAACGTGATCGCTGGCGGGCTCCAGACCGACGTAGAGCATCCGGCGATCAGCTTTGAGCCCCTGCCGTTCCGCCTCCGCCAGGAACAGGGACTTGGAACCCCTGACTGCGGGCTCGGTCGGCAACGCCCGCTGCACCAGCACACGAGGGGCCGGCGAGGCAGGACCCTCCGGCGCACGAGCCGTCGGCCCCTTTCTCATCTGCGAGATGCGCCCAGGCGAGACCCCCAGCCGCCCGGCGATTTCCTCCAGGCTCATCCCGGACTCCCGCGCCTCCGCGATGGCCTGCCGCCGCATCTTGGCCGCCTCGGCGACCAACCCTTGTTCCTCGGTCATGAGTCGGCTGAGCATGCGGGCTCGTTCCACGGGATCGCTGACCTGCGCGACTTCTCTCAGCGTCTTCAAGTCCATCCGGGCGTTGCCTCCTCAGGGACCGACATTCGGCGCACTTTAGCCCCCTATTGCGAGGGCCTGGCCAGGGCTCTACTCTCGACTTTAGCCCCCCTAAAGAAGGAGCCTTGAATAGACCCCCGCCCGCGAGACGAACGGTGCTGCAACACCACCCGCAGACGGGGGTCCAAAGCATCGAGAGCTTGGGGCGTCAACGATGCAGGACCAGATTATCGCCGTGCCCAGGAACGGCAAGAAGACGCAAGCCGTGCTGTCCGCAGATCTCCTGCGCCGGACCCTCCAGACCGAGTACGGCATACAAGCAGACATCCACACGGGGTACGACCTCGCCCTGGTGTCGGTCTGGGTAGGGCTGGTGGTCTGGTGCGACGGCGACCGGTTCTGGTGGCGCACCGGCTGGGACCCCGAACGCAAGCGTGCCGTCTACGCCTGGCACCCGCCCCTCACACCAGACCCGTGACCTGCAACTTCACGATGCACAGTGCTCGTTGGACTCGTCCAGGCTGATGCGCGCTGTTCGACGCTCCTGGGGCGGGGAGGGTCGCGAACTCCCCTTTGCGGCATGCACTGCGCCCGCACCCCGCCGAGGTGTAGTGGCGGGATGCGGGCACAGTCCGAAGACGGTCGGGTGGGTCAGGGGTGGGAGGGCTGGACGAGGAGGCGGGACGGCTTGTAGTGGACGAAGGCGGAGGCGTCGAGCGACAGGGCGGCGGCCGCGTCGTTCAGTGACTGTGCCGTGGCGGCGGGCCAGTGGCCGGTGCTGACGCGCTGCTCGATGGTCTGGAGTGAGGCGACGTACTCGGAGGCGGAGAAGTTGCAGTGGCCGACGCGGTGCACGTACGCCTGACGCAGGAGGTGCGGCCGTCCCGCGGAGCGCACGGCGGCGGCGTACTCGTTCTCCTGTTCGACCGGGACGAGCTGGTCGGAGATGGTGTGGATGGACAGGACCGGGACCTTGAGGCGGCCGGTGGGTTCGGAGGTCTGGGTCATCCAGGCCAGCGGCCCCGGCTCGACCTGCTTGGCGGCCTTGGCGGTGAGCAGGGTCAGATCATCCTTCAGGTTCAGGCCCGCCTGGCGGTAGAGCGCCTTGATCTGCTTGAGGTTGGCCGACGAGCGGAGCAGTCGCGAGTGATCCAGGCCCTTGTTCCAGGCGCTGTCGCCGCCGGCGGCGAGGTCGATCCAGTAGCGGGCGCCGAAGGTGAAGTTGAGGACTCCCGAGGCGAACCACTGGTACTGCTGCAGTTGCTGGGCCGTGTAGTCGTGCGGCGCCGGCGGCGTCGCACCGGACGACCAGGCGGGGATGTTGTGCAGCGCCGCGACGAGGGCGATGCGGGCGCGTCCGGCGGGAGTGCCCTGGGCGTTCGTCACGGCTTGGGTGAGCTGGGAGGCGGCGGTGGAGGCCTCGTCGGGGGTGGTGTAGTTGGTGAGCTTGATGTTCTGGCCGGGCGCGAGCAGTGCCGCCACGGCGTGTCCGGCGTTGAGCTGGTAGTTGTTGAGGTCCACGCCGCCGGCGACGATGCCGCAGGTGTTGAGCACTCCGTCCACCGCGCCGGTTTCGGCGATCTTGGCGCTGACCAGGCCGCCCATGGACTGGCCGAGCGCGATGGTGAGGCGGGGACGGCCGATGATCTTCGAGACGGCGTCGAGGGTGTCGATCTGGTCCTGGACGGCGCTGCCCAGGGCCCACCAGGAGCCGGGCGCGTACGACGAG includes:
- a CDS encoding carbohydrate ABC transporter permease gives rise to the protein MTTTTASTAAAASGLSAHRPVRPARIMLYGALTLGLLATLAPFAWMFLGSVKPTGEIVAHPSVWLPRSPTLGNFEQLLSKQNFAVYFFNSTLVAVTCVAGNLLFCSMAGYAFAKMEFAGKRLLFGLVLTMLIVPGVTTFVPLFVLVSNMGLSNSYLGLILPFLVTPLGVFLMRQFIRDIPDSLVEAARLDGARETRIFLRVIVPLCRPPLATLAILTFLGQWNNFLWPLVIAQTEDRYTLPVALALFSVGANGTNYGLLLAGAVTVVTPIVLLFLFLQKQFIQGIANTGLK
- a CDS encoding sugar ABC transporter substrate-binding protein — protein: MFTSTVAKTLVGGLAVALLLTGCGRSEARPTQAAAGAPIDTKPAGGSITVWAMGTEGELLPKLAAQFSQANPGVKVVVTAVPWQDYAKKVQTAIASGDTPDATMVGAVDLAAFASTGGLDKVPSGLVDFSVFYRGAVQSTTFEGAEYGVPWYVETRSLFYRKDMAQAAGVSAPKTWDEYGPFLKALQKQGAKWGLSLPTGATGTWQGVVPFMWQAGAQVMNGDGTTFTFDTPEALKGLEFYRSFIASKISSPNGPVSLGEIEPQFVAGSTAALISGPWEVNLLKSAGGASFVDDKVGIVPLPSGPKSNAAYIGGGQWAVFKDAKNREGAWKFIRWMASPDVQRTWYDLSGDLPAIESAWNEGKLATDATLAVFRTQLKTAQPGPNTTTWRQVTAVLDAEFEKVAKGVSSPQAALREIQKKASAIGTGA
- a CDS encoding carbohydrate ABC transporter permease; protein product: MSERARRTLIAWAFCAPFVALFATFGVWPVLSSLSMSVTDITARDIRTPFSVDFVGLAHYTELFGDPTFLRAALNTLYFVAVGIPLTMIIALALAVALNSGIQRAKGFFRVAYFAPVVTSIVAIAVVWRYLYEPDGMINSVLAVVGIHGPDWLNDPNWSMPALILMAVWRHFGIPMVIFLAGLQSIPEDLLEAARVDGATRRRAFRSITLPLLRPTTLVVAVLLSIGYLQFFEEPFVMTSGGPLDSTTSISYYAYEQFGFGNYGMASAASYVLVAAIALLSLLQFRIFRAKA
- a CDS encoding TetR/AcrR family transcriptional regulator; its protein translation is MTDETASRPGTRRGPYAKSARRQAEIVASATSVFSARGYRGGSLREIAKQLDLSLTSVVHHFPSKSALLVAVLENADSAHADSFEVDSQKEGVAYAVLQFVRRNLERPEMLRLLALMAAESSAPDHPAHEWFRARYERTIGLLAIAVRRDQDEGRISNARDPRGLAESLVALWDGLQLQWLIDPHRDLVAAMTAALKDLLGPHAPLGT
- a CDS encoding UTRA domain-containing protein; the protein is MVAEAAKMRRQAIAEARESGMSLEEIAGRLGVSPGRISQMRKGPTARAPEGPASPAPRVLVQRALPTEPAVRGSKSLFLAEAERQGLKADRRMLYVGLEPASDHVGACLRVEPGSDIVARRKMMTANNVPVRIATSYFRADLFGDTRLAEPEFVKPSLQSALIALGYSFGRAEENLTARPPTAFERETLELEPGEWIVQVLRASYSTEDTPIHVLETICAANRHIFSIGQVSGYDEF